The Kocuria sp. TGY1127_2 genome includes a window with the following:
- the ykgO gene encoding type B 50S ribosomal protein L36, translating to MKVRASLRSLKNQPGAQVVKRKGRIYVINKQNPRMKGRQK from the coding sequence ATGAAAGTCAGGGCATCGTTACGGTCGTTGAAGAATCAGCCGGGAGCGCAGGTCGTCAAGCGCAAGGGGAGGATCTACGTCATCAACAAGCAGAATCCCCGGATGAAGGGCCGCCAAAAATAG
- a CDS encoding GTP-binding protein — protein MDTVTVIAVIGACEPERRLHAQNLARETGQELIHAERLGVAMDPVREATSLIPWTLSSEVVVEYPIQAPIQDIIGSLVDPEEPTRLGGAVCVLDATHFFSELNRSDHVEHLEMHHGTAFTAMTARALLASQHIEYCSTALIVNWQTLPPEELSLIKAVIGELSPLAGVVLEGDEQWMRELAGTDTEGENSLPDQQSEIHIRPGWVAHLNGQHASPHRDPRVASMRYSNPRPFHPLRLKRVLDEHIEPGESGNVVRSCGFCRLATRQGITAHWSQTGEVMSIEPLARDTDTLTEPLSFGQDIVLTGIDLRPAALTRALDEATLNDRELLSAPETWRFMPDPFPVWVTADDRRE, from the coding sequence ATGGATACGGTCACCGTGATCGCCGTTATCGGGGCATGCGAGCCAGAACGGCGTCTCCATGCGCAAAACCTCGCCCGCGAGACTGGGCAGGAGCTCATCCATGCCGAACGCTTGGGTGTTGCGATGGACCCCGTCCGGGAAGCCACTTCTTTGATCCCATGGACGCTTTCGAGCGAAGTCGTGGTGGAATACCCGATCCAGGCTCCGATTCAGGACATCATCGGTTCACTCGTCGATCCCGAGGAACCCACGCGATTGGGAGGCGCGGTGTGCGTTCTCGACGCGACTCATTTCTTCAGTGAACTCAATCGTTCCGACCACGTTGAACATCTCGAGATGCACCACGGCACGGCATTCACGGCCATGACCGCCAGAGCACTCCTCGCTTCGCAGCACATCGAGTATTGTTCCACGGCACTCATCGTGAATTGGCAGACTCTTCCCCCGGAAGAGCTTTCTCTGATCAAGGCCGTCATCGGTGAATTGAGCCCGCTCGCCGGCGTCGTACTCGAGGGCGACGAACAGTGGATGCGAGAACTTGCCGGCACCGATACCGAGGGAGAAAACTCGCTCCCTGATCAGCAATCGGAGATCCATATTCGGCCGGGCTGGGTCGCCCACCTGAACGGCCAGCACGCCTCCCCTCATCGTGATCCGAGAGTCGCGTCGATGCGCTACAGCAACCCGCGTCCGTTCCACCCGCTGCGCCTGAAGCGGGTTCTGGACGAGCACATCGAGCCAGGGGAGAGCGGGAATGTGGTCCGCTCATGCGGATTCTGCCGTCTCGCAACGCGCCAAGGAATCACGGCTCACTGGAGCCAGACCGGCGAAGTCATGTCCATCGAACCGCTCGCCCGTGACACCGATACCCTCACGGAACCGCTGAGTTTCGGGCAAGACATCGTCCTGACTGGCATTGACCTTCGGCCCGCAGCCCTTACGCGGGCACTGGACGAGGCGACCCTCAATGACCGCGAGCTGCTGAGCGCCCCAGAGACCTGGAGGTTCATGCCGGATCCGTTCCCGGTCTGGGTCACCGCCGACGACCGGCGCGAATAG
- a CDS encoding SDR family oxidoreductase, producing the protein MANTLITGASSGIGAELAERFAHRGDDLILVARRRDRLRAFADEIQHKHGVGVDVLDMDLSEPYAAHELWEKLESREIDTVVNNAGFGLNGNIADVDAEVLDQMVRLNCLAVVGLTSRFVKPMVARGRGTIINIASTASYQPVPHLAVYAASKALVLSLTEALWAEVKSSGVRVLAACPGPTETEFFDHAGRAASVGRMRTTQQLADGLMSALDRDTPSFIDGLTNRVIAKGASFLPKKLVLRIAGAAIT; encoded by the coding sequence ATGGCCAACACCTTGATCACCGGGGCCTCATCGGGGATCGGCGCGGAACTTGCCGAACGATTCGCTCACCGGGGCGATGACCTCATCTTGGTTGCCCGACGTCGCGACCGTCTTCGAGCGTTCGCGGATGAGATCCAGCATAAGCACGGGGTCGGCGTCGACGTTCTCGATATGGATCTCTCCGAGCCCTATGCCGCCCATGAGCTCTGGGAAAAACTCGAATCTCGTGAGATCGATACCGTGGTCAACAATGCGGGGTTCGGTCTCAACGGCAACATCGCCGACGTCGACGCCGAGGTCCTGGACCAGATGGTCCGGCTGAACTGCCTCGCCGTAGTGGGTCTCACCTCCCGATTCGTGAAGCCAATGGTTGCCCGGGGGCGTGGCACGATCATCAATATCGCGTCGACCGCCTCATACCAGCCGGTTCCTCACTTGGCGGTTTATGCGGCGTCGAAAGCGCTCGTCCTTTCCCTGACCGAAGCGCTGTGGGCCGAGGTGAAGTCCAGCGGCGTTCGCGTCCTGGCCGCATGCCCTGGGCCAACCGAGACGGAATTCTTCGACCACGCGGGCCGGGCGGCTTCCGTCGGACGGATGAGGACCACTCAGCAACTTGCCGATGGCCTCATGTCCGCCCTGGACCGGGACACCCCGAGCTTCATCGATGGACTGACCAACCGAGTGATAGCCAAAGGAGCCTCGTTCCTGCCGAAAAAGCTGGTCCTCAGAATTGCCGGTGCCGCTATCACATAG